In Juglans regia cultivar Chandler chromosome 13, Walnut 2.0, whole genome shotgun sequence, the DNA window aaaaggaaatagatTATAGTAGAAATTTTGCTTGAAGGCTTTTCTTTTCTGGGAAAAAAAGGAATGTATACTTACCAGCAACAAATTGATGCTGTCGGAAAATAGGAAGCCAGAAAAACCAGCATTTCCACAAACAAAACACCATGAAAGAAATGCATATTAGAAAGAATTTAAACCAAGCAGTAAAAATAGAGTGGCATAACTCcttttgaaatacaaaaaacttGATACCTCTGAAATGTCAGAGTATTCAATATAATTTATAGAACATGTGCCATTTACCCAATTACATATACATCCAAGGAAAACAGTTAAATACAATTTGGGATTTCAATTTGGAAAAACTGAGGGAcagaaatttatttatgcaCATCCTAGGTTACCTTTCTTATATCATGATTTCTGTACAGAACTACACTTGTTCCTTTGGGAGCCAAGCCGTATTTATGCACATCCACAGATATTGAGGTCACTCCTTTAACAGAAAAATCAAAAGGTGGAATCGGGTACCTGAAAGTAAAAACGTGAACTTATTCCATACTGAAGAGAGCCTATAATTTCCAGAGAAGCCTAGCCAGAAATTTTGAGAATCTGAATGCAATTCTTTTAATAGCTTGTCCTCTATGGAATGTGTATGCAAAAAGAAGGgggcaaaaaaggaaaaatgaaaaaaatacaccTCACATCTGTTAGTTTTGCAGTGTTGGCAAAACTTGGAGTCCAAAACCATGATTAGAAATCAAGTTTTTGTTAGGGATTGTTTGAACTAGAGATCTGCAAACTTCTATGAGAAATAATGTCATGTCAACAAGTTGTCCTGACAGCTCAAAACAACAACATCCAGAGAATTCACTAAATCTATCGTGGGACTCTCAATCGAGCAAAAAGTAGGTGTCAGCATCCCATCAACAGCCTGTCATGATGTCACAACTGGAGCTCTCAGgtccatgattttatgttttgaaattaggGTCTTCCACCCAAGACCTATATAAGGATCTCTCTCAATTTCAAAGATGTCTATTCATTAGAGTAGCCATCATTAACATGGGCCAAGAGAAAcgaaaaaaggtaaaatttgtGATCATATGAAAGTACAAGTACGATCTAGCTCTTATAAAGGTTTTGGGGAAGGAGATGATTGCAGCGATTTTGTAATAGGATTAATTCTAAGTAAATCTTCAAATAGTGAATGccattttttaaacaataatctTCGAaagaatgtatattttattagagaTGTGCATTACTAGGAAGTGAATGccgtttctgaatttttttggaatactatatgatatgaagattgtGCAGGGAAGGGAGGACAGCTTGATGTGGATTCACACTGGAAATTCCGGAATTTCGGTTAGCTCCTTTTGCAATGTGTTAACTTGTCATTGTGTCAATAAATTcccttggaagtgcatttggagaTCAATGGTGCCTAGTAAGGTTGCATTTTTCAGATGGTTGGTGTCTCTTGGAAATATATTGACCACAGATAATTTGAGAAGGTGTGGATTATTTGTTGTGCATTGgtgtttcatgtgtaagaaagatgatgaatcTGTTGACCATctttttattcattgtgaggtggcggAAGactttgtgggatgagatttttggtaggacgggtattgcttgggtgatgcctaagcaaGTGGTGAATCTTTTAGCATGTGGGCAAGGTTTTAAGGGGAGTAGTCGCATTGTTTCCATATAGAAGATGATTCATTCATGTTTGATGTGGTGCTTATGATTGGAAAGGAATGagcggtgctttgaagataaagaaCATTCGTTGGGAGCACTTAGggagtttttctttagtactttgtGTATTTGGGCTAAAGCTCGTGTTGAATGGAGATATAATCTTCATGATTTGATTTTAGCCTATTCTAGttcctagcttgtatttaggtgttttctcttgtatacttcttgtgtacttggactatgactatttacttgtcaataaaattctcttattacttataaaaaaatcttcaaatagTAAATTGTTTTTTTGGGTCTCATTTTGTCACAATTCTCTCTCtcgaatattatttataataaagaaTCCGTTGATGCTATGTGTGGTTACTAAtgaacaaatattaaatatgtaactgctttaaaaaaaataaacctgTTCTAGTCTATTAAACTTAGTTCTTGATAGTTTTTTAATATCCATAGCTTGTGTTACAAACTTATTCACCACCCTTTAGGCGTGGTAAAGGGTCTTCAACTTCTTCGTTAGTGAAAAGTGTGTGCTAGAGAGAGATGGAGTTCGTATTGCAGCATTATATGTGAAACCATGGCCCATAAAATTGGTGGCACAAACATGTCAACCTGTACAGCTCAATTCTTAAATATTGTTTACTGGCAGGCACACTATTGTTGAGTGGTCAATGTGATGATGCATTGAGTGGCGGCATAATAAGCAACCATCAAAAGATTTACTGAgctaattaaaaaagaaaaagaaagaaagaaacatgcTGCCATACCCAAGTTTCCTAGCGAAAGGTAGTACAAAGCCGCCAAGACAAAGATCAACATGGAGACAAATTCCAAAGCTAGTAGCTAATTCACCAAGCTCCTATAAAAGAAATTGTTCAGATCATTCAATTCGGCTGTTAAATGACCTAAAAGAGACAATAAATTACATGAACAAGTTAGGTCCTTGCATACCTGAATAGGATCAATGATGCCATGAGGAAACCCAGGTGCAGATCCAACAATCTGCAGGACAAAAAATTCTAGGTCTGTTCAAGTAGCAAACAAAAACTTTGAAGTTGGAAAATCAGCATCAACCCGCTCAAGATGGTAAAccaaattgttttttcttttggagaGGGGAACCGGGGTGGGTGGTATGGAACAAGAAGGCTCAAATTGATTAAATGTGCCACGAAAGATTCAAGAAGAAATATTCAAGAGAAAGTAAAATCAGAGCTAGGTCTATAAACTAAATACCAAAATTGTGTTTCGGTTAATATGTCGTTTAATCGCTTTGACATCTGCTCGAAATTCTTTATTTATAGGGACACGCCACAGCTTGATGTTAAAATATTGTGCAGCCTTGTCATATGCTGAGTGTGCAGATTCGGGTATTATCCTGAGCtcagaaagaaaataataaatataagtaaCTTCCAAATCAATACAAAGCTAATTGAGGTATGGGCAACCGACATACATTTCAGGTTTTGTAATTCCCTTCTTGGTTTTCATGTAGTCACGTGATGATTTCATGGCTAACAATATGCTTTCAGTTCCACCTGATGTCATGTTTCCACATATTTGTCCTCCCGAACCCTTTTCTTTACTGCCAAGCAGTGCAGCTGTCATTGCAACCACTTCTGCTTCAAATCGTACTATGCTTGGGAATACATCCAAATGCAATGGATTGGTATGTGCAAACCTGAAAAGTGATTCAAACCAAGTCATAATGAGagatattggattttttttcacCATAAAGGGTGGGAAGGAACAGATCTTATCAGACTCATCATTGCAAAGAATAATGAATCCTCCCTGTGAGGGGAAAAATCAACATTAACACACTTTATGCAGCAAAAATAAGCAGGAAGGTAGGTTGCTAGGGTTTGTTCACACATAAACACACTTTATGCAGAGctgagaagagagaagaaatggCGCCCAGATGAAGCTGATGAGGATATGAGAGCAAAGAGAGATTGCATGCAAACTGTGTGAACACAAGTTGTTAGGGTTTTGCCAGGATGCATAGTTGTTAATTCGCACTTTGTTCACACATTAACACACTTTATGCAGCAAACACAACCGGCAAGGTAGGGGAAAATCAACATTAACATgaaaaatccgactccgactccgactccgactccaactccaacgGTGTGGAGTCGGTATGGAGTCAGTGGGACGGGtttttgcacacccctaataATTAGCAGTTCTGATTGATATAAAATGGTCAAAAGGTAGACTTTACATTAAAACAACGATGAAGATTCTGGTTAACattcacaacatttttttaatggttcaGAAAAGGCAAGAGAAGGCATTTTGTTGCACTCATTGGACTCTCTAAATTCACATCCACCCTTTCTTGCAGTTGCATATCAGTATAAATGACTATTATCTTGTCAAGGGTAGTTCGCAATTAGGACTTTGCTTGTTCCATTGTTTGTTGGGGACACCAAAAGTGTAGAAAAATTAGGGAGAAAGCATTGCGAGCTGAACATATATGTTTACTTTTGAGCTCCCCCTCTAATATGGGTACAGTCTTTGCACTGAAAAATTTCGACAAGTGAATTTTGGTTTTGGAGGAGCCAAAAAACagaaagcaaaaagaaaaggagtCGTAAACTGATGATCACAAGAGTACAAATCTTACTAACATTGAGCATGCCTCATTAATCAGAGAAAAATGTCCTTCAGACTCACTCCCTCCAATGTAGCTGCAAAAGGAATCCATAATTTGTTAATCAcaaatgtttcaaattttttaagtgaaaGACCTACATAGAATCCCATGCTAACAGTTGCTAACATACACTGTACCAGAGCATTTTCCTTGCCAAACCACATCATTTCTTTTctcatctttcattttctctatgACCTCaactcccaaacctgcccttggCAGCTCGGTCCTCCAACCATCTCGCTTAGATTTACCACCAGATTGTAACTTATCCACAACCTGCTCATTGAACCAagcatggcatccataaaatcaatataaatgtTTAAATCCTTATtatggcagagagagagagaggtcaaaCCTTTGATTTGGATCCACTCGTCCAAGACCTACTAACACTTTAGAACTTAAACTGAGTAATTAGGAGTAAATCCACGGAATCCTTAAaagcataattatttttttttaacggtTAAGATTTTACTGTCTAAAAATAAGGCACAGTGTCCAGTGAAATAGGCAAAATAGCTATGCATTAATAACACATAAATAAGGCACAGTGTCCAGTGAAATTCTCGTGTTTAGTATGGTCTCAGTGTTATTCGATCTCGTTTCATTTATCGCAGCATAACAATTTGTCTAATTTTCACTTCAGAAACAACGAACACGGACACAGAATAAACATAGTGACAGAAATTCGAATACCCATAAATCTACACATGAAACAAGTCAATGGATGAATTAATGAATGGAAAACTAAAATGAATTCAGATAAATGATTATTGACCTTCTGTTTCTCAGCATCGATGTAATTCTTGACACCAGGAACCAAcctgttattttttttcaatcaataaacataaaaaaacaaaaaacaaaacaaaagcatgTCTATTATTAGATCAGTAATTACTAGCTAAACAAATTGTCAAAAAATCAAGAGCAAATGAACGAAAAAAAATCACTTGAGGAGGCTCATGAGGAACGCTACGAAGGTTGCTTTAAGTCCTCGTTCATGAACCACACCGAGAAATGATTGAAGCGTCCGAGCGACGAGAAAAGCGAGGAGGGGAGCGAGAAGCAGAGCCAGAGGCTCGTATTCCGATAGGAAAGAATTCGCAGAAGCTCTGAAACGAATCAAGAACGACTTCGGAGAATAATCCATCGCCGGCGACGAAAACGAAGAATAtccagaaagagagagagagagaggggtattTGGTCTTTCTCTTATTAGTATTGCGTACAAGATACGAGTTGAATTTCGACGGGGATGAGGGTGGTGGGTTGCGTCGCTTCTGCTCTTGGGTAAGCTTCTTCTGTTCTTCCCTATTTGCGTCGCTTCTGCTCTTTCCAATGCAATGTTTTGTACTTTACGTCCGCTGTTTTTcgttattctattattttcctttattattcGTAATTTTTCAGGTCACttggtatttgtttatttttaaagattaaaagagatgaattaaaattaaaattaaaaattaaataaaatatttttttaataatatttttatttttaaatttaaaaaatttaaattattttatataaaaatttaaaaaattataataataaaataaaatgagataaaaaattttaaaaaatcaacgTGACCAGAGATAGCACGTTTCAGACTTTTCAATATGTTTAGCTGCCATCTTGGTTTTTTGTgtcaaagaaataaataaaagatggaCATCACGTGCTGTGTGTTTTACAGTACAATTTAggttaggaaaatgatagggatctCATCCCGCTCGAAGGTCCAgctctaatttttgtttttaattttttttaatttaataattaagaaaatattatttattatattatcttaatcactaaattgtaaaaaactttaaaaaaatttgcagCGGGACCTTGGAGCGGAATCCTCCAGCAGATCCCTAACATTACCCTTTaagttaatatatttatacagaataatttttttttaaatcagttatagcacaacgtgatataatttaatttaaaaaatattaaaaataaaagtatagcAGTTCATTAGAGGGGAGCGACTCCAGGCTACAGAGCTCTTTCGTTGCATTAGTTATCTCCAACTCAAAATTTGGCTAATAagtaatatgtgattttttggCTTTTAATTAATgactcaaaatttaaattaaatattattattttttaaatatattttttaattttatttctttgaatgattttttattttcattttcataatttctaactctcctcaacaaataaaataaaatcaaaattacttGGTAGActacttttttataatctcCAACtctccactttttttatttctattttcataatttctaactctccacattttcattttcatattttttatttttattttcataatcaaataaaatcacaactACCTGGTCAAGTAGGGAAATAaatagaaggagagagaaataggTAAATAAAATATCCGGGAAAGAAacgaaatggagagagaaaaagtggagttgcaaatattcattaaaaatcGGATGAGGCCGCTACAGTTTACTTCATCTTGGACGAAAGACGGTagataaaaattcaaatctacTAAAGGCATGGTTTGGATTCGAATATCACTTCAAAACATTTCAACTCTTTCCAGCAAATTCTCtccaaactttttatttgtttttatataggACAAAATAGCTTATgttgttttttacttttctatgcAACTAGTATAATGaatgcaaacgaagacccacgCCTTCACCCAGCCCTCATTCACACgggtgtaaaataaaaaattattttatatataatagtcaaaattattatttaacgattTTGGAAACagtttaaaaatcatttttaaaacaattttttgtaatcaatttgtatttaatattttacaaacaaattccgttagaaaaaaaaatattgtaatccagaaaatattattataaaatatattataaaaaataaaaaattgggtagataatttataaattattattacttaaggaataaatatatttataaataaaacaaatttattaaaaatactatgcAATAATTTGTGAAACCCACATCTATCTCATctccaaaaagttaaaaccatttcaactcacttCCAATCAAAAAACCatctcacctcaactcatttcaacaattttactattatttacaacccatatcaactcatctcaactcatttttgaatccaaaagactccagttttcttttattaaactCTAGTGTTttgaatgagaaataaatatgtataaaatatattttatattatttataattgttcGAATGAATTTCTTGAACAATATTAAAGGGGAGAGAGAACTTTTCTTGAACAATAttaaaggggagagagagaacaatatattaatataaggttccgtttggataataaaagtgattcatctcatctcatcttattattataatttttctaaatttttatacaaaatataataaataatttaaaattctcaaatctcaaaataataatattttatttaactttcaactttcaacttttaatttttatctcaattcgtTATCAAAACGGCACctaaatattcattatatattatgagatttaattGATATAATTATCTCTTTTTCATTATAGACTCTAGAATTAGATAAACATATACATGAAATAGAccctacattatttttaaatgttccAATAAATTACCTGACAATATCCTAATTAATATAGCTATATCTCTTCTACTCTAAACCCTAAAAGTAATCTCTATCCAAAGATAGGAATAATGGAGCAAAATTTCCTTAAAGCGATaagatttaggttgtgtttagatgttgaagtgagttgagttgagttgaattaagataataaaatattgttagaatattattttttaatattattattattttaggatttgaaaaaattgaattatttattatattttatattagaatttaaaaaaattataatgataagttgagatgagttgagaagatttAAGAAACCAGACGAAGCCTTAGTTCGAACAAAAAGTTACACACGATAAAAGGACTGTTGGGCCATAAATGACAGTCGAAGGCCCATTGCAACTTCAACTTCGGGGCCATTTTCTCATGTCTCTTGGGGTTATGCTATGGGGCCGTTAAGAAGAGCCTGGCCCAACTTGAAGAATTTATAGTGTATTGGTGTGCAACCACTCATAGTccatagaagaaaaagaaaacgaaacaAGAGAACAAAAGGAGAGATCGAGGATAATCAGAAAATTAGTGTATTCCCAATTCCTATCCTCGGACCAAACCGCTACTGCAAAATGCTTATATATAGCCGGTTTGATTGGTTCGAACCTGTTTTTCTCTAGACAAGTTTAATCGCCggttcaattttattatttttatatattttttaataattgaaccGGCGACTAGTCGTCTAGAAGGAAATAAGTTCAAACCAATCCATCTGGTTTGGTGGGAGCTAGCCAACCGTTTGGGTTGGTCGATTTTAACAGCCCTAATCCATGCAGTACTTGTGTGTTATCTTATACtctctttattttgattttgatttgaacaAGTACTGGATGATGATCACTCGGGAAATATCAAAATGCAATTTCAAAACATTTCCAAAGCTCATCATTTTATCAACCTGCAGCCTTTATCCACGAGGCTTCATGACTTGAGTTGTTAAAAATACTCCAGCATCGAATTAAGCTTCTAGTACTGGTGAAAATCAGAGTAACATTaacaacattaataataatgatagtAATTAATAGTAGTAGtgatattcatataattaaCCGTACTAGTAATATTAGTCAAACTAACTAGATTAATGGGGTAGAGAAGTTTGAACAAGCAGCTAGCTAGGTTGGAAGACGATGAATGTTGACCAATCACAATCTGAATAATGAATGCATCACGTGTTCAGCAACATAATTAGTTTGATTACATAATCGGATGGATACGTGGAGGTTTGATTTTACTCGCCCCGTTTGAAtaataaaagtgtttcatctcatcttattttatcattataaattttttaaatttgtatacaaaatataataaataatttaatttttttaaattctaaaataataatattaaaaattaatattttaatatataatattttatttaactttcatctcaactcagaaatAGATCGATGATGATCACTGAACAGTGTGAACGTAAAGTACTATTGGACAAGTACCATGCATTTTTGTTTGCTGACCTACACGTGGGAGACATGTCGCCATTAATGTTGTAGTGCCTCGTTATTAATCACAAACTGATCAAGATGatatcatatatatgtgtatatatatatatatatatatatatatatatatatagtcgaaAGCATCTAATTTCTAAATGGTCGGCTACGCCGTGATCTATTAGTCTCGACGTATGGCTGCCTGAATTTAGTCATGTTGCTTTTTTCCCAGGAAAATGCAATGTATGTTTCATGTCAAAAgcaaaaaaagtatatatgacTGCTACATCCTGGAACGTACACGACAAAAGTAATTTTCAATACCGAATATATAGTTGGATGGACGTGAaaagtactagctagctagggcagATGCAGGATCAATCATAAAATGAATAATCAAGCTGCTGCTGGAATCTAGCGAAGAAAATAGTTGAGATCATGTGAAATTAGAGAAGTCGTGTATATATATCACTAACTGTTGAATACTTGAACATGACTGATTTGATTGAGGTTCATATAACCCTAGGGTTATAATATCCGACACCATGCACAATTGagttaattttataaacaaGAGATTTCTCAAATTGATTCTTATAATGTGAACTAATAATATTGATCTTACTTGCTGCAAggtttttatgtttataatataGAATTaccatttatttaaaaaatttaaacttaaaatagatttaatcatttatattttatcttaaaactCCATCTCATGTGTGAGCCATAATCCTTCTCAATAAGTAGGCTCAGCACGTGAAATATTtagttaaataagataaaatactgTAGAGTCGGGATTTGAACTTATTGCCTATGCTctaatattatgtaaaattattgtttgtaccaaaagttaaaatttatgttGTTTGTTTAGATTGACAaacactctcaactcatctcatctcatctcatattatcattacaacttttataaattctcacgtaaaatacaataaacaatttaacttttttaaattttaaaataataataatattacaaaataatagtttaataatattttatttaatttttaattttaattttaattcatatcatctcaactctctatccaaacctaacGATGACTTTAGTACTGTTGGGGCTTTCAGCAGTATatctaaggttgtgtttggatgttagagggagttgagttgagttgagttgagatgataaaatattattagaatattattttttaatattattattattttgatatttgaaaaagttaaattgtttattatattttgtattgagatttgaaaaagttgtaatgatgagttgagatgagttgagattagtttaaaATCCAAACGAAGCATAAATTAAGGAAATTATGACTTGCTGTGTGCGACAAACGATGTgccaaagaaaaatagaaagccatatcatgattttaagagaaatgatatattaattcTTCGTAGATATTACTTAGAACGtgaaacatgataaaatatttgacATGAAGTTTTGAAATCTGAAACCTAAGTACTATTTTCTCTTTGCAGGAGCAGCTCTGATGTTGCTTTCACAGATATATACTTACAAACTTGAGAatctataaaacataaaatcatgctgTCAGCTGTAAATTGCGCGTGCCTAAAAGCCCATCGATCCCCATCACGTGAAATAATGAGATTTTGCCTGGTTTCCTCCTTTCAagactattaaaaatttaaaaattttaaaaatcttttatgttatgattataatttttttaaatttttatataaaataaaataaataatttaatttttttaaatttaaaaataaaaataatattaaaaaatatattttaataatattttatttaactttttaattttaatctcaactcatatataaaaacaaacgagagtTGTGCTTTTAACTCATTCACAAGATGtcgatcaacatatatatatatatatatatataagaaaaatattacttgaATTGATAAAAGTTATCGATAAAAATGatcgattgaattttttatttttttatttaaagattaaaaaaatgattattagtaaattgatattttttaaaaaaaaaaaatatttaaagatatatacaaaataattgaaaaaaaaatacatttacactTATGGCTCAAATTTTCGATCTTAGTAGCATTACTCAACCCTGCTACGTGCACAAGAAATCCCACGGATGGTTTATACCGATAGGCGACAGTAtaatcttttgttttcaaatatttttaaaccctcttaaacattttaaaaaaattacaaactcattaaaatatatttcctaAAAAATACAATCGGTACAAATTTTCGGTAGAATTTATCggtacaaatatcattttccatatataaattatgctgcatgcatggatgGATAAATCAGACTATATGTACACAAGGGATCTATTTTGGAAAGCATTAGGAATTAAACACGTTTACATGAACAGCTTTTCTTGCTTATTATAAAAACATTCATAAAGTAGGAAAACAGTGCGGAAAAGGCAcatcaaacatgaaaaaataggAGTCTAGCTAGtagccttttattttttttcttttgcagagACTACCATATGATATATCGCATGGATATCTACTAAGAGCGGTGTTACGCTGCGGCTTGACCGCTAGgctaaattgatttttttattttttttggtttgttaattttttatttatattttttatcattttaaaatatttttaaaaatataaaaatatattaataatcattttcttaattattaaataaaaaaaattaaaatatatgaagtgttaaaatgaaaaacatattgAGTAggcaaaatagtatttttcatttacaaaatgATTAGAATCACGAGACTTATACATTCAAAATATTGATACACGCGACGTATTTTTACTAtacattttacaataatattgttagatgaagataattttataaaataacatgttatttttataaaatattttataaaataacatgttatttttataaaatattttataaaattacctcTCAGTAAACacattattatgaaaaatgttgtgtataaattattttctatacaTAAAAAAGAAGTGTTACccatataaagagattatataaaaataaacttataaattgacgtgattttatctATTGatccgttaaatttattttacgataaaaataattttacaatctaatatatcacattaataattaaactatgttgttattttataaatttacttttattttagataaaaattttattgatttgatCGAAAAATTTAGTGTGGATTTGGATAGACTGTTCAGAtaagatcaaataaaatattttgttaaaaatttaaaaaaatattatttttattttaaaattttaaaaaaatttaattatttattatatttttatataaaaattttaaaaaattataataataaaataatataaaatattttgtacatcCAAACCCATCCTCAAAGTGGGGAGAGCTATTACGAAGTTGAAAACTGAAAACAAGCTCTTGCAGTACATCCATGATCAGTGATTCAGTATCATTAGGACCCAACCCTAAGTGCGGCTTCCTGTAATTAATTCTAAAGGCAGTTGGCCTCTTCCCATGACTATCAAAAGGCCGGAATTATGGCTTGGTAGGCTGCTAGCAAATTAGCAATACGGCCGCCACGAGGTTTTAATTGTAGTGTTGATCTGATTTTATTTatctcttttaattattatcatttttttaaattatcatataaaatataataaataatttaaaaattttaaatagtttttaaataataataatattataataatattttatttaaattttaattttaatctcaactcaactcaactcatttcatctcaatttacaaTTCAAATTAACCTATAGGTAGGCAATATACAAGtcaaagcaaaagaaaacaTGGAGCTCAATAGATGGATTATATATGACTTTGTTGTAAAAATATGGCCCACACGTACGTGACATAAGAGAAGTTTGTTCCTAAATCAGTCGCTTAATTAGCgtgtgattttatttaacttatatttCCAACTCGTGAGGTTTGAAAACTGATTCAATATGGTAAATGCATATTTGTACGgtctttttgaatttctttcaaataaaGTGTACGTGTCCAACCATATCCAATCCTACATCATGGGTAGACGAAAGAAAAGTAGAAGCAGCTTCTGCTTGGTCCCTCCATTCAATAAAAAAG includes these proteins:
- the LOC109003131 gene encoding sphingosine-1-phosphate lyase isoform X2 → MLCYIGGSESEGHFSLINEACSMFAHTNPLHLDVFPSIVRFEAEVVAMTAALLGSKEKGSGGQICGNMTSGGTESILLAMKSSRDYMKTKKGITKPEMIIPESAHSAYDKAAQYFNIKLWRVPINKEFRADVKAIKRHINRNTILIVGSAPGFPHGIIDPIQELGELATSFGICLHVDLCLGGFVLPFARKLGYPIPPFDFSVKGVTSISVDVHKYGLAPKGTSVVLYRNHDIRKHQFVAVTEWSGGLYVSPTIAGSRPGGLIAGAWAALLSLGEEGYLESTKRIMEVSKRIQKGIKEIPELFIIGRPDMTIVAFGSDVVDIFEINDVMSSKGWHLNALQRPNSIHICVTLQHEPIVEDFLRDLMESVKTVKENPGPISGGLAPIYGAAGRMPDRGMVQELLVNYMDSTC
- the LOC109003131 gene encoding sphingosine-1-phosphate lyase isoform X1 — its product is MDYSPKSFLIRFRASANSFLSEYEPLALLLAPLLAFLVARTLQSFLGVVHERGLKATFVAFLMSLLKLVPGVKNYIDAEKQKVVDKLQSGGKSKRDGWRTELPRAGLGVEVIEKMKDEKRNDVVWQGKCSGTVYIGGSESEGHFSLINEACSMFAHTNPLHLDVFPSIVRFEAEVVAMTAALLGSKEKGSGGQICGNMTSGGTESILLAMKSSRDYMKTKKGITKPEMIIPESAHSAYDKAAQYFNIKLWRVPINKEFRADVKAIKRHINRNTILIVGSAPGFPHGIIDPIQELGELATSFGICLHVDLCLGGFVLPFARKLGYPIPPFDFSVKGVTSISVDVHKYGLAPKGTSVVLYRNHDIRKHQFVAVTEWSGGLYVSPTIAGSRPGGLIAGAWAALLSLGEEGYLESTKRIMEVSKRIQKGIKEIPELFIIGRPDMTIVAFGSDVVDIFEINDVMSSKGWHLNALQRPNSIHICVTLQHEPIVEDFLRDLMESVKTVKENPGPISGGLAPIYGAAGRMPDRGMVQELLVNYMDSTC